In the genome of Halobacterium noricense, one region contains:
- a CDS encoding ArdC-like ssDNA-binding domain-containing protein, producing MHSTIEAWIDELVAGVDDAQASDEFQEWLDVQSRFHDYSYRNTLLIKRQCPEATKVAGYRTWQEEFDRHVQKGESAIWIWAPIIAKRCPECENSPSYHDDSDCEYDETPPEEWSKGLVGFNPAPVFDISQTEGEPLPELDTAATGEAGELAPRLLDIADELEVTARIVPADEWTHGDAKGVCERLSPMDAQPVVEVRDRENDADLARTLIHEYAHALLHAGVTETAERSKREVEAESVAYIVGRYCGLDTSRSAFYLAAWEADDAEVVRDRLDRISRTAEQLIETLEADT from the coding sequence ATGCACAGCACCATCGAAGCGTGGATTGACGAGCTCGTGGCTGGCGTCGACGACGCGCAAGCCAGCGACGAATTCCAGGAATGGTTGGACGTCCAGAGTCGGTTCCACGACTACTCGTATCGGAACACGCTGCTCATCAAGCGCCAGTGCCCGGAGGCGACCAAGGTTGCGGGCTACCGGACGTGGCAGGAGGAGTTCGACCGCCACGTCCAGAAGGGCGAGTCAGCCATCTGGATCTGGGCGCCAATCATCGCCAAGCGGTGCCCGGAGTGCGAGAATTCGCCGAGCTACCACGACGACAGCGACTGTGAGTACGACGAGACGCCGCCCGAGGAGTGGTCGAAAGGCCTGGTCGGATTCAACCCCGCGCCCGTCTTCGACATCTCCCAGACGGAGGGCGAGCCGCTTCCCGAACTCGACACTGCAGCGACTGGGGAGGCTGGCGAGCTCGCGCCACGACTCTTGGACATCGCGGACGAGCTTGAGGTGACGGCGCGCATCGTTCCTGCGGACGAATGGACGCATGGCGACGCGAAGGGCGTCTGTGAACGGCTCAGCCCCATGGATGCGCAGCCGGTTGTGGAGGTTCGTGACCGGGAGAACGACGCGGACCTCGCACGGACGCTGATCCACGAGTACGCGCACGCGTTGCTGCATGCTGGCGTGACCGAGACGGCTGAACGGTCGAAGCGTGAAGTCGAGGCGGAATCAGTTGCGTACATCGTCGGGCGGTACTGCGGGCTAGACACGAGTCGGTCGGCGTTCTACCTCGCCGCGTGGGAAGCAGACGACGCTGAGGTCGTTCGTGACCGGCTTGACCGCATCAGTCGGACGGCCGAGCAGCTCATCGAGACGCTGGAAGCCGATACCTGA
- a CDS encoding ribbon-helix-helix domain-containing protein, with amino-acid sequence MSDAETSTGDDGPETVQINLRLTQAFLDDIDTTWEEQGFNSRSEFLRYAARDAVKHPEFSREGWKQIAASEHDLRTGEAELVSREDVLAMMDDDTDGE; translated from the coding sequence ATGTCCGACGCTGAGACCTCGACGGGTGACGACGGCCCGGAAACCGTCCAGATCAATCTCCGACTCACACAGGCGTTCCTGGACGATATCGACACTACCTGGGAGGAACAGGGGTTCAACTCTCGCAGTGAGTTCCTGCGGTACGCGGCACGGGACGCGGTCAAGCACCCCGAATTCTCGCGCGAGGGCTGGAAGCAGATTGCCGCGAGTGAACACGACCTCCGGACCGGCGAGGCCGAACTTGTCTCCCGTGAAGACGTTCTGGCGATGATGGACGACGACACGGATGGCGAGTAG
- a CDS encoding ArsR family transcriptional regulator has protein sequence MSETGTSAADAGPFAEQQRLFKLLSQDTRHLIIQELLGHPAHLMSLAELEYMTGKSQAAIKDQLETLIDAGLLARYTYEPSKGTRDLPAQFYGFTERGVEILHDYKYLRGLPVARAFYENTRKTEKIERHESAPRPDLPDAVADALDFDEPELDAVVSDT, from the coding sequence ATGAGCGAAACCGGCACTAGCGCAGCCGATGCGGGGCCATTCGCGGAACAGCAGCGGCTGTTCAAGCTGCTGTCCCAGGATACGCGCCATCTCATCATCCAGGAGCTGCTGGGCCACCCCGCCCACCTGATGTCGCTCGCCGAACTCGAGTATATGACCGGGAAGAGCCAAGCGGCCATCAAAGACCAGCTGGAGACGCTGATCGACGCCGGGCTCCTCGCACGCTACACGTACGAACCGAGCAAGGGAACACGTGATCTTCCCGCTCAGTTCTACGGCTTCACTGAGCGAGGCGTCGAGATCCTCCACGACTACAAGTACCTCCGTGGCCTCCCGGTCGCACGCGCCTTCTACGAAAACACGCGGAAAACCGAGAAAATCGAGCGCCACGAATCGGCGCCCCGCCCGGATCTTCCGGACGCTGTCGCGGACGCACTCGACTTTGACGAGCCCGAACTCGATGCCGTTGTTAGTGATACATAG